The DNA window ATATTCCaacgaatgatgaatttttctatgAATGTATAGTGAAACTAGTTTTATTGGCCATATTTTATCACACAATTGCATTGATTGTCTTCTGTATCAAATACAATCCATTAATCAATCGACATGAACGTGCCGAACGAATTGAACGTTATCGTAATGAACGTTTGCTTaatcaagaagaaaaacataaaacaattttgtttatttaataaattttttaaaaataattagaaatctttatcattaataatttccaaataatcataatcatcatcgatcatatAATCAACATCCACCAGATTTACAGAATAATTTACGTTCAGCAGCACGACGTTTAACTAAACCTTGTAAAACTTTACCACCAGCATGGCACCATTTAGGAAATTCATTTGCAGCTGCTTTATAATTATGTGCACGTGCATATTTAGCCAATGATGAACTTTCCAATGCACCACAGCCAAGATTATATGCAAATGAAACCAATGCAGcgaatttatcattatccattTTCGGTACAATACGTTCAACACAGGTTTCAAAACGTATTATATCATGtcgtaataatttttcaccTTGTGCAACAGTCAATGGTGGATGGATATTATTACAGCTTGATACAGGTATACATGCATGTCCATAACCGATTGTTTTGACGCCCTAATAAtgcaaaataatttttcaattaacgaatcaataaatcaatgaatatacATACAACtgaatcataataaaaatttggaCGCCATCCTTCAAAACTTTTGATTAGATTTAAACCTTCACCATTAATTTGTCGTGTACTGGCAATCACCTGATGATTcaatgtcaacaacaacaacaacgatgaacCAATGGTCACaaatttattgttgaaaatcatttttgattgtaaatTGTAGTAAAGaatatagattttttttcctggttaGACAATGATTTGGAAATGATTACATACCACAccttttatatataaataaaatttttgtgtGCGTATATTGTGTACTTTTACCTGTAAATCGATTGGTAAaccagagagaaaaaaaattttttgtacaaataaaatcatttcaagtgtttgtttttttctgtctgatgatttgaaatcatCTCATTGGTTTTAATcagtttttcgtttttatttctgaCTACAATCTCAAGATAATcgttacaagaaaaaaatgatcaaatttttttttccatcatttttatcgatttgattgattaataacaaaattcaatcaaaacgaTAACTAATCGAATCCAATCGTACACTGCCATTAATTTCAAGtgtatcaattgtttttggatcatgacgatgattatattcaaaACATGATTGtccattgattataatcgatACGGATTCCAAACGATTTTTGAtacaaatttcaaacattgatCCAATTGTGAATGGAAATGATCCTTCCATGTTGGTTTCTTCTTGACCCCATTCACcatttatcaatgaattaCGAACAATTTTCGATTGATCAACACGTATACTAATATGGATTGGtatattctgttttttcatttcacaatcACCACCGGTATGTGCCAAATTGAtaacaaaatatttattaaatGGATCCATTATCATTCCATTGATATAGATGTCACAAGGTTTTTCTAGATTTGTATTATGCTCAAAAAATGGTATCGATAATGCAACattggttgtggtggtggttaccATTACATCACGAGTTTTACgtacaatattattatcatcatcagatggtTTTATTGcatcagatgatgataatgattgtgatggCTCAATACCTGGTTCacgaaattcaatcaattcaactGTTAGATTAGGTCCTTCAACATGTATTCTACCTgtatcacaaaaaaaaataagaattgaatagattatttgaatgattgaaaattcaacttACCAATATCACTGATTGGAAATCGATGTTTGAATTGATAATGTGGTTgttcaccaccatcaacataGATACGAAATCGATCTTCTTCAGTCAATATCATTATACAGAATGATTGTTCCGGTTGAAATGGAAACACTGTACTACGTTCATCTTGATCCCATTTAccttgatgaaatgaattcattacTATATAGCTTGATCCATCCAATGCTTCACCGAAACGTGCATTAAAATGTAATGCAACAATTCGTTTATTAGGATCATAAAGACTtgttttaccatcatcattactacGACAATGTTGACAATTACTAGCATAAAGATCGATTcgaaatctaaaaaaaaaattatcatcagttaattaaattgaattacaattttgttgattcatcTCACCTTCCTTGATTACTTGGACAAGTTGCATACACAGTGATCAATGATCCTGGTCGTAAATGTCCACCATTTGGCACGGGACAACAAGCCGGTAATGTTGGCTGTGGTACATCCGATACTAATCGTGTACGATCGATTATTTCGactaattttaaattatccAATAATGCCattatatcgattgattgacgacgaatgaaatttgatgacGAACAATTCTAACAACTATTCTGTCATtataattctttttctccTTCATTGCATTCACTCACAACATTCTTTAGCCTCATTTatttagtttttattttgccaaattattattgttgtcgttgccaAATAATGCCAGCAATAAAGATGCCAGTGTAGAGAGagtcagagaaaaaaaatgaatatgagACACACCCTTTGAGTTTCATTGggttttatttatatata is part of the Dermatophagoides farinae isolate YC_2012a chromosome 9, ASM2471394v1, whole genome shotgun sequence genome and encodes:
- the LOC142597778 gene encoding lysozyme RrrD-like, with the protein product MIFNNKFVTIGSSLLLLLTLNHQVIASTRQINGEGLNLIKSFEGWRPNFYYDSVGVKTIGYGHACIPVSSCNNIHPPLTVAQGEKLLRHDIIRFETCVERIVPKMDNDKFAALVSFAYNLGCGALESSSLAKYARAHNYKAAANEFPKWCHAGGKVLQGLVKRRAAERKLFCKSGGC
- the LOC124497990 gene encoding galectin-8, which codes for MALLDNLKLVEIIDRTRLVSDVPQPTLPACCPVPNGGHLRPGSLITVYATCPSNQGRFRIDLYASNCQHCRSNDDGKTSLYDPNKRIVALHFNARFGEALDGSSYIVMNSFHQGKWDQDERSTVFPFQPEQSFCIMILTEEDRFRIYVDGGEQPHYQFKHRFPISDIGRIHVEGPNLTVELIEFREPGIEPSQSLSSSDAIKPSDDDNNIVRKTRDVMVTTTTTNVALSIPFFEHNTNLEKPCDIYINGMIMDPFNKYFVINLAHTGGDCEMKKQNIPIHISIRVDQSKIVRNSLINGEWGQEETNMEGSFPFTIGSMFEICIKNRLESVSIIINGQSCFEYNHRHDPKTIDTLEINGSVRLDSISYRFD